In Caldisphaera lagunensis DSM 15908, a single genomic region encodes these proteins:
- a CDS encoding potassium-transporting ATPase subunit KdpA, translating into MFISLIQTVIIVAISLMVSYLLSMPISYFIKYEKDLPNTKLNKIENFIFKTLGINKENSMNYKEYLLSLLSLNIIFIVFDTVFLMFQNHLSFIGPNYKGINFDLAFNTAVSFVTNTNLQHYIGETSLSLTSQMLVIITTMFIGPSTGLATSFAFIRGFIRRGKHLGNFYVDFMRSLIFLILPLSIISAILLIFMGVPQNLNPFYEINSFSHQIIYSGPVASLESIKFLGNNGGGFFGSNSANILENPSNLSNYFEMFLMLIFPLSIPLAFGRILGKKRGYTLLATILISMIITILIAEIIKPVGIVSYRFGNYSAVLFNTFSMLTNTGAVDTSLAAMSYSAIIAFLFSMFIQSIPGAIGVGFMYLIVYVLLTLFILGLMVGKMPEFIGMKISPRDVKLSVMVFLTHPLIILIPTALALTMGYAYHIFGSINSYTYTEVLYEFTSAAANNGSSYLGNIGNTIFFNISTAIVMLLGRYLPIGLMLAISQSFAMKERKRGPEPLPTEGLLFLAVLIFMIFLLVILTFIPFVIIGPLSW; encoded by the coding sequence ATGTTCATTTCTTTAATTCAAACTGTTATAATTGTAGCTATCTCTCTCATGGTTTCATATTTATTAAGCATGCCTATTTCATATTTTATAAAATATGAAAAAGATTTACCAAATACTAAATTAAATAAAATTGAAAATTTTATATTTAAAACTCTTGGAATTAATAAGGAAAATTCTATGAATTATAAAGAATATTTGTTATCGTTGTTATCATTAAATATAATATTTATTGTTTTTGATACAGTATTTTTAATGTTCCAAAATCATTTATCCTTTATAGGCCCTAATTATAAAGGAATTAATTTTGACTTAGCATTTAATACTGCAGTGTCATTTGTTACTAATACAAATCTTCAGCATTATATTGGTGAAACATCATTATCCCTAACATCTCAAATGCTTGTTATAATTACTACAATGTTTATTGGACCATCAACAGGTTTAGCTACATCATTCGCATTTATTAGAGGATTTATAAGAAGAGGTAAGCATTTAGGTAACTTTTATGTTGATTTCATGAGGTCTTTAATATTCCTTATTCTACCTTTATCAATAATATCAGCAATTTTATTAATTTTCATGGGTGTTCCGCAAAACCTTAACCCTTTTTATGAAATTAATTCATTTTCTCATCAGATAATTTATTCAGGTCCTGTAGCTTCATTGGAAAGCATAAAATTTTTAGGAAATAACGGAGGAGGTTTTTTTGGCTCAAATTCAGCAAACATACTTGAGAATCCATCAAATTTAAGTAATTATTTTGAAATGTTCCTTATGCTAATTTTTCCATTATCAATTCCTCTTGCATTTGGAAGAATTTTAGGGAAGAAAAGAGGATACACGCTTTTAGCAACAATATTGATAAGTATGATCATAACAATACTTATAGCAGAAATTATAAAACCTGTTGGAATTGTAAGTTATCGTTTTGGTAATTATTCCGCTGTTCTCTTCAATACATTTTCAATGTTAACAAATACAGGAGCTGTTGATACATCACTAGCAGCTATGTCTTATAGTGCTATTATTGCTTTTTTGTTCTCAATGTTTATTCAATCAATACCAGGCGCAATAGGAGTAGGATTTATGTACCTTATCGTATATGTTTTGCTTACATTGTTCATATTAGGATTAATGGTAGGTAAAATGCCTGAATTTATTGGTATGAAGATAAGTCCAAGAGATGTTAAGCTTTCTGTAATGGTTTTCCTAACGCATCCTCTGATAATTTTGATACCTACAGCTCTAGCTTTGACAATGGGTTATGCATACCACATTTTTGGTTCAATAAATTCCTATACTTATACTGAAGTTTTATATGAATTTACATCAGCTGCTGCTAATAATGGATCTTCATATTTAGGAAACATAGGAAACACAATTTTCTTTAATATATCAACAGCTATTGTGATGCTTTTAGGAAGATATTTGCCCATTGGCTTAATGCTTGCAATATCTCAATCATTTGCCATGAAAGAGAGAAAGAGGGGTCCTGAACCATTACCTACAGAAGGTCTTCTATTTTTGGCTGTATTGATCTTTATGATTTTCTTGTTGGTAATATTAACATTCATTCCATTTGTGATAATAGGCCCATTATCGTGGTGA
- a CDS encoding potassium-transporting ATPase subunit C codes for MNVRQYLLIPLAIFVFSILILGFVYPLMLNGIGLIAKNNAEGSLIIINGTIIGSYLIAGKINNSAFFWANYNNSFVSGYDPYITVNQALSQVNRISNSTGISKQFLINIIYENSEQIEEQDLFIFSPGQRVVNVMELNAILIRKYPNIYDKYLKLNSK; via the coding sequence ATGAATGTTAGACAATATTTATTGATTCCATTAGCTATATTTGTATTTTCTATATTGATACTGGGATTTGTTTACCCATTGATGTTAAATGGAATAGGCTTAATTGCTAAAAATAATGCGGAAGGAAGCTTAATAATAATTAATGGAACTATAATAGGATCTTATTTGATAGCAGGGAAAATAAATAATAGTGCGTTCTTTTGGGCTAATTATAATAATTCTTTTGTATCAGGATATGATCCTTATATAACGGTTAATCAAGCTTTAAGCCAAGTAAATAGGATAAGCAATTCAACTGGAATTTCTAAACAATTTTTAATAAATATAATATATGAAAATTCTGAGCAAATAGAGGAGCAAGATCTTTTTATATTCTCTCCAGGACAAAGAGTTGTTAATGTAATGGAGTTGAATGCAATATTGATAAGAAAATATCCTAATATATATGATAAATATTTGAAATTAAATTCAAAATAA
- a CDS encoding SufB/SufD family protein: MSSITVDINKLNKIKWQDIGDSPTTKYYTDWNQYEKILKNQSEATFKIPEGKFDYIVGKCGNTNRTYEPKLIMPEESKIAGYHFYYLKEINEITLDSGIYKISFCNSESESWVSQHLIINIKEGADVSLILYDERKSPGSTAVEINAHRKSKSNVALLLNPDIKYPTVYLIRKALYDSSSMNSLTFSTPTSMNRIEEKAVLFENSILKHNSLSFSYKNTRVDNIIDTIQVGKNSDSDISGLGFAFDSSLSSVRGTAVITYDAKKSKSKFLVEALILGDAAKAYTMPMMKIETGDVISATHRSAQYRVSDDVLFYLQSRGLSNDEIISLLVYEKSINMANHLENIKDVSQQYIRDKLEKILNINKK; encoded by the coding sequence TTGAGTTCAATAACTGTAGACATCAATAAATTAAATAAAATTAAATGGCAAGATATAGGGGACTCACCAACAACAAAATATTATACTGATTGGAATCAATATGAAAAGATATTGAAAAATCAAAGCGAAGCAACTTTTAAGATTCCTGAAGGAAAATTTGATTATATAGTTGGTAAATGTGGAAATACCAATAGGACATATGAACCTAAGCTAATAATGCCTGAAGAAAGTAAGATTGCAGGATATCATTTTTATTATTTAAAAGAAATTAATGAAATTACCTTAGATTCTGGTATATATAAAATATCTTTTTGCAATAGTGAAAGCGAGAGCTGGGTTTCACAACACTTAATAATAAATATAAAGGAAGGCGCAGATGTTTCTCTTATTTTATATGATGAAAGAAAATCTCCAGGCTCAACCGCTGTCGAGATAAATGCACATAGAAAATCAAAATCAAATGTTGCATTATTATTAAATCCAGACATTAAATATCCTACTGTATATTTAATAAGGAAAGCCTTATATGATTCCTCTTCTATGAATTCCCTTACATTTTCAACACCTACATCTATGAATAGAATAGAAGAAAAAGCTGTGCTATTTGAAAACTCAATTTTAAAACATAACTCATTATCTTTCTCATATAAAAACACTAGGGTTGATAATATAATTGATACAATTCAAGTTGGTAAGAACTCTGATAGCGATATTTCAGGTCTTGGCTTTGCATTTGACTCCTCTTTATCATCTGTTAGAGGTACTGCAGTAATAACATATGATGCTAAAAAAAGCAAGTCTAAATTTTTAGTAGAAGCCTTAATCTTAGGAGATGCTGCTAAGGCATATACAATGCCTATGATGAAAATAGAAACTGGGGATGTAATTTCTGCAACTCATAGATCAGCGCAATATAGGGTCAGCGATGATGTATTGTTTTATTTACAATCAAGAGGATTATCAAATGATGAAATAATTTCTCTCCTAGTATATGAAAAAAGCATTAACATGGCAAATCATCTAGAAAATATTAAAGATGTTTCACAACAATATATTAGAGATAAATTAGAGAAAATATTAAATATCAATAAAAAATAA
- a CDS encoding FumA C-terminus/TtdB family hydratase beta subunit: MVNEYHLKTPLSDDIINKLNIGDIVYISGIMVTARDEAHEMALELLDKGEKLPLDLKGLVLYHCGPVAIKKDNKWSIVAAGPTTSMRMESVEYKFIEKTGIKMVVGKGGMGKKTADAMKKYNAVYAVFTGGAGALAAERIKEVKDVYWLDKLGIPEAMWVFRVEEFGPLIITIDNKGNNYYERRLKEVANNAEKIKDELMQYKWT, encoded by the coding sequence ATGGTAAATGAATATCATTTAAAAACTCCTTTGAGTGATGATATAATAAATAAGTTAAACATTGGTGATATAGTTTATATTAGTGGTATAATGGTAACTGCAAGAGACGAAGCTCATGAAATGGCCTTAGAATTGTTAGATAAAGGAGAAAAACTACCATTAGATTTAAAAGGTTTGGTTTTATATCATTGTGGTCCTGTTGCAATTAAAAAGGATAATAAATGGAGTATTGTTGCTGCAGGTCCAACAACAAGTATGAGAATGGAAAGTGTTGAATATAAATTTATTGAAAAAACAGGTATAAAGATGGTTGTTGGAAAAGGTGGGATGGGAAAGAAGACTGCTGATGCTATGAAGAAATACAATGCTGTTTATGCAGTTTTTACAGGAGGAGCGGGTGCATTAGCAGCAGAAAGAATTAAGGAAGTTAAAGATGTTTACTGGCTTGACAAATTAGGAATTCCAGAGGCTATGTGGGTGTTTAGAGTAGAAGAATTTGGACCATTAATTATAACGATAGATAATAAGGGAAACAACTATTATGAAAGAAGGCTTAAGGAAGTTGCAAACAATGCTGAAAAAATAAAGGATGAACTGATGCAATATAAGTGGACTTAA
- the sufB gene encoding Fe-S cluster assembly protein SufB, giving the protein MGSPIELAKDKELKEIVENRGIEEILGKSVPYPKDIEIKGKITRDIIEEISKSKKEPQWMLNLRLKALELFEKLPMPNWIQGIESIDLEEFSQYVKPKVEVAENWDQLPDWMRDMYSRIGLPETEAKVLSGLTAVFDSENIISRLKEELKQKKVIFMPMDEAVQKYPDLVKEYFGKQFPMADHKFAALHYALWSGGAFVYVPKNTKLVNPVEAFFIIGGEMEGQFEHTLLVADDNSSVGTSYIHFIEGCAAPVLRNFSFHDGMVEIYAGKNSQVYFSTLQNWSRSIINFNNKRAVAMENAHVEWVEGSIGSKMTYTYPSTVLRGRGASTKNVSIGISNGPYIKDVGSKAIHAAPDTKSIIISKSISSNGGIAAYRGLVKVLKGAERSFAHVQCDSLILDEKSSAYTLPRNEVDEPTAIVSHEATVGRLGEDQLFYMASRGIREGEAKALIVNGFIRDVLKSLPLETVSILTRVIGMEFSEFGSVG; this is encoded by the coding sequence ATGGGTTCACCAATAGAATTAGCTAAGGATAAAGAACTAAAAGAAATAGTGGAAAATAGAGGAATAGAAGAGATATTAGGTAAATCAGTCCCATATCCTAAAGATATTGAAATAAAAGGAAAAATAACTAGAGATATAATAGAGGAAATTTCTAAGTCAAAGAAAGAACCTCAATGGATGCTTAATTTAAGACTAAAAGCTTTAGAATTATTTGAAAAATTGCCGATGCCAAATTGGATTCAAGGAATTGAGAGCATAGATTTAGAAGAATTTTCTCAATACGTTAAGCCAAAGGTTGAAGTAGCAGAAAATTGGGATCAATTACCAGATTGGATGAGAGACATGTATTCTAGAATAGGACTTCCTGAAACTGAAGCAAAAGTATTGTCAGGATTAACTGCAGTATTTGATAGCGAAAATATTATAAGCAGATTAAAGGAAGAACTTAAGCAGAAAAAGGTTATATTCATGCCTATGGATGAGGCTGTTCAAAAATATCCTGATTTGGTAAAAGAATATTTCGGTAAGCAGTTTCCAATGGCAGATCATAAATTCGCAGCACTACATTATGCTTTATGGAGTGGTGGAGCATTTGTTTATGTGCCCAAAAATACTAAACTGGTAAACCCTGTTGAGGCATTTTTTATAATAGGAGGAGAAATGGAAGGACAATTTGAACATACATTACTTGTTGCTGACGATAATAGCTCGGTTGGAACAAGCTATATACACTTCATAGAAGGATGTGCAGCACCAGTTTTAAGGAACTTTAGTTTCCATGATGGTATGGTAGAAATTTATGCAGGTAAGAATTCTCAAGTATATTTCTCAACTTTACAGAACTGGAGCAGAAGCATTATTAATTTTAATAATAAAAGGGCAGTAGCAATGGAAAATGCTCACGTAGAATGGGTAGAGGGTAGTATTGGAAGTAAGATGACATATACTTATCCAAGCACAGTATTAAGGGGTAGAGGGGCATCAACAAAAAATGTCTCAATTGGTATTTCAAATGGGCCATACATAAAAGATGTAGGTTCTAAAGCAATTCATGCAGCACCAGATACAAAGAGTATAATAATTTCAAAAAGCATAAGCTCAAATGGAGGGATAGCTGCTTATAGAGGTTTAGTCAAGGTATTAAAGGGAGCAGAAAGAAGTTTTGCTCATGTGCAGTGTGATAGCTTAATACTTGACGAAAAAAGTTCCGCATATACGTTACCAAGAAATGAGGTTGATGAACCAACTGCGATTGTTTCTCATGAAGCAACAGTTGGAAGATTGGGTGAGGATCAATTATTCTATATGGCAAGTAGAGGGATTAGAGAAGGGGAAGCTAAGGCATTAATAGTAAATGGATTTATAAGGGATGTATTAAAAAGCTTGCCATTAGAAACAGTTAGCATATTAACAAGAGTCATAGGAATGGAGTTCAGCGAATTCGGAAGCGTAGGGTGA
- a CDS encoding HAD-IC family P-type ATPase, whose translation MSETTRYHEKYNLKKIFIDSILKLNPVYLAKNNPVMFVVVLGFIVTLLMIVLPNQIPANQINFYIAVSLTLFFAAWFSTFSEAFSEYEAKARVDSLKIFEKEIIAHKLVNDHYVDVKSNNLKPGERILVKKGEIIPIDGFIIDGSSYIDESMITGESEPVFKNKGDHVIGGTKVIEGELKIEITAERGRSFIDKMISLVSQAKRPKSQSEISLNILLSGLSLIFLIVTATLYYILKSLGYSYVNIALIIALLVALMPTTIGGLLPAIGISGISRLTRDNIIAKSGKAIEAASDADVILLDKTGTITEGNRAAVEFIPLDNFDVNCVAVASYLASFNDNTREGRSIIDLIESMKIRIPNEIIDVALMSKPIEFNINTRYSGIEISRPNKLLDYIKKDKTCLKLVEIIEEYGNKNEEIKILKGAVDSLIKNVKNVKKEVIDKIVEDVGKKGETPLLLIINEKAMGIIVLKDRLKPGIKNVISDLKIMGITPIMVTGDNPLTAKVIATEAGIDNVISQAKPVDKLNKVHDEQNKGHVVIAMGDGTNDAPALAKADVGVAMNSGTRAAKEAANMIDLDSNPSRVVKIIELSKQLLVTRGAITTFSIANDISKYFTILPMILILGNPKIGYLNILHLTTPQTAILATMIFNAIIIPSLIPLALRGVKYKPESPRKTFIRNFLIYGIGGALLPFAAIKLIDIILAILMGVK comes from the coding sequence TTGAGTGAAACAACTAGGTACCATGAAAAATATAATTTGAAGAAAATATTTATTGATTCCATATTAAAGTTAAATCCTGTATATTTAGCAAAAAATAACCCAGTTATGTTTGTAGTTGTTTTGGGATTCATAGTTACTTTGCTTATGATCGTGTTACCAAATCAAATTCCAGCTAATCAAATAAACTTTTATATAGCAGTTTCTTTAACATTGTTTTTTGCAGCATGGTTTTCAACATTTTCAGAAGCGTTTTCAGAATATGAAGCAAAGGCAAGGGTTGATTCATTAAAAATTTTTGAAAAAGAAATAATTGCCCATAAGCTTGTTAACGATCATTATGTCGATGTTAAATCTAACAATCTTAAGCCAGGGGAGAGAATTTTAGTTAAAAAAGGAGAGATAATTCCTATCGATGGTTTTATTATTGACGGATCTTCATATATTGATGAATCAATGATAACAGGGGAATCGGAACCTGTCTTTAAGAATAAGGGTGATCACGTCATAGGAGGAACTAAAGTTATTGAGGGAGAATTAAAAATAGAGATAACTGCTGAAAGAGGCAGAAGTTTTATTGATAAGATGATTTCCTTAGTTTCTCAAGCAAAAAGACCTAAATCACAAAGTGAGATTTCATTAAATATTTTATTGTCTGGCTTATCGTTAATATTTTTAATTGTAACAGCAACACTTTATTATATTTTAAAGTCATTGGGATATAGTTATGTTAATATAGCCCTAATAATTGCATTACTGGTAGCATTAATGCCAACAACCATTGGTGGATTGTTACCTGCTATTGGTATTTCTGGTATATCAAGATTAACAAGAGATAATATAATAGCAAAGTCAGGAAAAGCGATCGAGGCTGCTAGCGATGCCGATGTTATTCTCTTAGATAAAACTGGTACTATAACAGAAGGAAATAGGGCAGCAGTAGAATTTATTCCCCTAGACAATTTTGATGTAAATTGTGTTGCTGTAGCATCTTATTTGGCCTCATTTAATGATAACACAAGAGAAGGGAGATCTATAATTGATTTGATAGAAAGTATGAAAATAAGGATACCAAACGAAATAATAGATGTTGCTTTAATGTCTAAACCCATTGAATTTAATATAAATACAAGATATTCTGGTATAGAGATATCACGACCTAATAAATTATTAGATTATATAAAAAAGGATAAGACATGCCTTAAATTAGTTGAAATTATAGAAGAATATGGAAATAAAAATGAAGAAATAAAAATATTAAAAGGGGCTGTTGATTCCTTAATCAAAAACGTTAAAAATGTGAAGAAGGAAGTTATAGATAAAATAGTAGAAGATGTTGGGAAAAAAGGAGAAACACCATTGCTTTTAATTATTAATGAAAAAGCTATGGGTATAATTGTGTTAAAAGATAGATTAAAACCTGGTATAAAGAACGTTATATCTGATTTAAAGATAATGGGAATAACCCCAATAATGGTTACGGGCGATAATCCACTAACAGCGAAGGTAATTGCTACAGAGGCTGGTATTGATAATGTTATTTCTCAGGCAAAACCTGTAGATAAGCTAAATAAAGTTCATGATGAGCAGAATAAAGGACATGTTGTCATAGCAATGGGAGATGGTACAAATGACGCCCCAGCTTTAGCTAAGGCTGACGTAGGAGTTGCTATGAATTCTGGAACAAGAGCTGCTAAAGAGGCAGCTAATATGATCGATTTAGATTCAAATCCATCGAGGGTTGTAAAAATAATAGAACTTAGTAAACAATTGTTAGTAACTAGAGGGGCAATAACAACGTTTAGTATAGCTAATGATATTTCAAAATATTTTACAATTTTACCAATGATATTAATATTAGGAAACCCAAAAATTGGTTATTTAAACATTTTGCATTTAACTACACCTCAAACAGCAATATTAGCAACAATGATATTCAACGCTATAATAATTCCTTCATTGATTCCATTAGCTTTAAGAGGCGTTAAATATAAACCAGAATCTCCTAGGAAGACGTTTATTAGGAACTTTTTGATTTATGGCATTGGAGGTGCATTGCTTCCATTTGCTGCAATAAAATTGATTGATATTATATTAGCTATTTTAATGGGTGTTAAGTAA
- the sufC gene encoding Fe-S cluster assembly ATPase SufC: protein MALETIDLTVNVGEKQILNNMNLKVEKGEALILMGPNGSGKTTLAFSLLGHPKYQINKGKILLDNNDITDLPTYQRALMGLGLAFQNPVEVPGLMLSMLINAISMKRNKSDFDISSIDPKLIIWARNKAKELGLVPSILEREVNVGFSGGEKKRSEMLQMLVMDPKYIIFDEPDSGLDVDGIRIIGELINSLRNSGKGILIITHHAEITKFVYPDKVIVISKGKIVDEGGEELIKKIEEYGYKDYEEVQ, encoded by the coding sequence ATGGCTTTAGAGACAATTGATTTAACAGTTAACGTAGGAGAAAAGCAAATATTGAATAATATGAACTTAAAGGTAGAAAAAGGAGAAGCTCTAATATTAATGGGGCCTAATGGAAGTGGTAAAACAACATTAGCATTTTCATTATTAGGGCATCCTAAGTATCAAATAAATAAAGGAAAGATATTATTAGATAACAACGATATAACAGATCTTCCAACATATCAGAGAGCATTAATGGGTTTAGGATTAGCATTCCAAAATCCAGTAGAAGTTCCTGGTTTAATGCTATCCATGCTTATCAATGCAATATCTATGAAAAGGAACAAATCTGATTTTGATATTTCATCTATAGATCCAAAACTTATTATATGGGCAAGAAATAAAGCAAAAGAACTTGGATTAGTTCCGTCAATTTTAGAAAGGGAAGTTAATGTTGGGTTTAGTGGAGGAGAAAAAAAGAGATCTGAAATGCTTCAAATGCTAGTTATGGATCCTAAATATATTATTTTTGATGAACCCGATAGTGGTCTAGACGTTGATGGAATAAGGATTATTGGTGAGCTTATAAATAGCCTGAGAAATTCAGGAAAAGGAATTCTAATAATCACTCATCATGCAGAAATAACGAAGTTTGTTTATCCTGACAAAGTAATAGTTATTTCAAAAGGAAAGATAGTTGATGAAGGAGGAGAAGAATTGATCAAAAAGATTGAAGAATATGGATATAAAGATTATGAAGAGGTGCAGTAA
- a CDS encoding lyase family protein has translation MSYEEEAEKYYLKTGLKVPNSLIKAISLIKASAALANKELNLLDKEIADAIVKVSLMISEGKFYDEVIVDVFQTGSGTGINMNINDIIARHASEILNKKVHPNDHVNMSQSSNDVIPSAIRIASYIEANDKVLPYLNNLIKKLEELSEKYKNIIKPGRTHLRDALPVTFGQELYAYYDEFYNDYNNLKYAMDQILYIPLGGTAVGTGINSHEKFKDIALKHLREFLNIDVKSSNSLMRTMRLLSDLLLLSSVYRKIAIDLWKIGNDLRLMFSGPNTAIGEIDMDISLAGSSIMPGKINPITVEAIMQASSEVIGLDNANSYISLLGEFELNMGNPSLIYNISLQSLLLKESLMKLSDVVLPSIKPLEDRMKQLALSSPSLITVFSPLIGYDNAKKLYERIRKGEKLEDVAKSLGLDQETINKITDLNILVKPGIPVLKVKKDDEKEYK, from the coding sequence ATGTCCTACGAAGAAGAAGCTGAAAAATATTATTTGAAAACTGGTTTAAAGGTACCTAATAGCTTAATAAAGGCAATTTCTCTAATAAAGGCCTCAGCTGCATTAGCAAATAAAGAATTAAACCTATTAGACAAAGAAATTGCAGATGCTATTGTTAAAGTCTCTCTAATGATTTCAGAAGGTAAGTTTTATGATGAGGTAATAGTAGATGTTTTCCAAACTGGATCTGGCACAGGTATTAATATGAATATTAATGATATAATTGCTAGGCATGCCTCAGAAATTTTAAATAAAAAAGTTCATCCCAATGATCATGTAAATATGTCGCAAAGTAGCAATGATGTAATACCATCTGCTATTAGGATTGCGTCATATATTGAAGCAAATGATAAGGTTCTTCCTTACTTAAACAATTTAATAAAAAAACTTGAAGAATTATCTGAAAAATATAAAAATATAATAAAACCTGGTAGGACTCATTTAAGGGATGCATTACCTGTAACATTTGGTCAAGAACTCTATGCTTACTACGATGAATTCTATAATGATTATAATAACTTAAAATATGCAATGGATCAGATCCTATACATACCACTTGGAGGAACTGCTGTTGGAACCGGAATTAACAGTCATGAGAAATTTAAGGATATCGCTTTAAAGCATCTAAGGGAATTTTTAAACATAGATGTGAAATCTTCAAATTCATTAATGAGGACGATGAGATTATTAAGTGATTTGTTACTATTAAGCTCTGTTTATAGGAAGATTGCTATTGACCTTTGGAAAATAGGTAATGACTTAAGGTTAATGTTTTCAGGACCAAATACAGCAATAGGAGAAATTGATATGGATATAAGCCTAGCCGGAAGTAGTATAATGCCTGGAAAAATAAATCCCATAACAGTTGAGGCTATAATGCAAGCTTCTAGCGAAGTAATAGGGCTAGATAATGCAAATTCATATATTTCATTATTGGGAGAATTTGAATTAAATATGGGCAATCCATCATTAATATATAACATATCTTTACAATCATTATTGCTGAAAGAATCTTTAATGAAATTAAGTGATGTTGTTTTACCAAGCATTAAACCATTAGAAGATAGGATGAAACAATTGGCTTTGAGCAGCCCTTCATTAATAACAGTTTTCTCACCATTAATTGGTTATGATAATGCGAAGAAATTATATGAAAGGATTAGAAAGGGAGAAAAACTAGAAGATGTTGCAAAATCATTGGGTTTAGATCAAGAAACTATAAATAAAATAACTGATCTTAATATTTTGGTTAAACCTGGGATACCCGTATTAAAAGTGAAAAAAGATGATGAAAAAGAATACAAATGA